Proteins encoded in a region of the Tribolium castaneum strain GA2 chromosome 7, icTriCast1.1, whole genome shotgun sequence genome:
- the LOC107398137 gene encoding uncharacterized protein LOC107398137, producing MVPTTQLRASVDEQTDDAANDVAIAVMNKKIKVYAWGKGLGFVWIDTGECIIYSCYISPNVEPVIAERALRNLVGSIGSHGRKPCVVTNDFNAKSPEWGERHKTKGEVCCLNDITFSTENAARWVRNWTVEEKETLSDHQFITFQLKLDGERTGNGQNSGRCCEWNTKGFNPSVIRHSFIEKMIAKQNKDCVSMVEAIKEACDMHLPRKGRTRNTGKQRVYWWNDDIARARKECISVKRRQMRLRARNRLEEVIEVTELYKQKRKIYRALIRKAKEAKWEELINKIERDQWGLGYQIATRKLRLGSEQITLSPQFRQRIADVLFPKHQIKRWNLTETLEIVKAIVHEQVEVLMLEAYNGLLREGKFPKEWKRAKLVLLKKPGKEGGRPSDFRPICLLNVVAKLYEQLILIKLKKELEEKGGLSEEQFGFQEGKSTLDAVDRVMALARWANSGDTRRKRWLQIGGGVKPSRGPNIPSSLVPDVVLRRYHQTRHLRGQQLPLREPLIEKTVRQAFVNYGRAGTP from the exons ATGGTGCCCACAACGCAGCTACGAGCTTCTGTAGACGAACAG ACGGACGATGCCGCCAATGATGTTGCCATTGCCGTCATGAACAAGAAGATAAAGGTCTATGCCTGGGGTAAGGGGCTTGGCTTTGTATGGATAGACACGGGAGAGTGTATCATATACAGTTGTTACATTTCTCCCAATGTCGAACCTGTGATAGCAGAGCGTGCTCTGCGTAACCTAGTGGGCAGCATAGGGTCCCATGGCAGGAAACCCTGTGTTGTGACGAATGACTTCAATGCGAAGTCACCCGAATGGGGGGAGAGACACAAGACGAAAGGGGAAGTCTGTTGTCTGAATG ATATCACCTTCAGCACCGAAAATGCTGCACGGTGGGTAAGAAATTGGAccgttgaggaaaaagaaactCTCAGCGATCACCAGTTTATTACGTTTCAATTGAAACTAGACGGAGAAAGAACCGGAAACGGTCAGAACTCCGGGCGATGCTGTGAATGGAACACCAAGGGCTTTAACCCTTCGGTGATTCGCCATAGCTTTATAGAAAAGATGatcgcaaaacaaaacaaagacTGCGTCAGCATGGTGGAGGCCATCAAGGAAGCATGCGACATGCACCTTCCGAGGAAAGGCCGAACAAGAAACACAGGTAAACAAAGGGTTTACTGGTGGAACGATGACATTGCGAGAGCAAGGAAAGAATGCATTTCTGTCAAACGAAGACAGATGCGACTGAGGGCCAGAAATAGACTGGAAGAAGTCATTGAGGTAACAGAGCTGTATAAACAgaaaaggaaaatttatcGGGCTCTCATTAGAAAAGCTAAAGAGGCTAAATGGGAGGAACTgataaataaaatcgaaagAGACCAATGGGGGCTTGGTTACCAAATAGCCACCAGGAAACTAAGACTGGGTTCAGAGCAAATCACTCTAAGCCCACAATTTAGACAGAGAATAGCCGATGTGCTGTTCCCAAAACATCAGATAAAAAGATGGAATCTCACAGAGACGT TGGAAATTGTAAAAGCAATTGTCCACGAGCAAGTAGAGGTACTCATGTTGGAAGCCTATAACGGACTCCTACGTGAAGGGAAATTTCCGAAAGAGTGGAAACGAGCTAAATTGGTTCTACTCAAAAAACCCGGAAAAGAAGGAGGCAGACCATCGGATTTTAGGCCGATCTGTCTCCTAAATGTGGTAGCGAAGCTCTATGAACAGTTAATACTGATAAAGCTCAAAAAAGAGCTGGAAGAGAAAGGAGGCCTAAGTGAAGAACAGTTTGGCTTCCAAGAAGGCAAATCTACCCTTGACGCGGTAGACAGAGTTATGGCCCTGGCAAGATGGGCTAACTCTGGAGACACGAGAAGGAAGAGGTG gctTCAAATTGGGGGGGGAGTAAAACCTTCGAGGGGACCTAACATCCCATCATCTCTCGTTCCGGACGTGGTCCTTCGCCGTTATCACCAAACCCGCCATCTGCGAGGTCAACAGCTACCTCTGAGGGAGCCCCTCATCGAAAAGACGGTCAGGCAAGCCTTTGTTAATTACGGACGCGCCGGAACCCCCTAA